In Acidobacteriota bacterium, a single genomic region encodes these proteins:
- a CDS encoding ATP-dependent DNA ligase, producing the protein MQLARLVETSAAVTATPSRLKKIDHLAALLSSAAPGEVELLIAFLSGGPRQGRIGIGGAAIRAAVPARSADTPSLTIAEVDAAFGEIAAIGLPKHRVERLRSLLERATAGEQRFLTRLLYGELRQGALEGVLMEAVARAARVSSDAVRRAAMLAGDLAPVARAALSEGLAGLGRYSVQLFQPVQPMLAESAATVEDAIASAGRAAVELKLDGARIQVHKDGGDVRVFTRNLRDVTTAVPEVVAVVRAMPARSLILDGEAIALKPGGAPHPFQMTMRRFGRRKDDDALRRELPLTALFFDCLYADGAPAIDEPLSRRLDLLHSAASPTRTVARLHAPSAADADAFLFQALAQGHEGVMVKSLDAPYAAGRRGASWLKVKQARTLDLVVLAVEWGSGRRHGWLSNIHLGARDPDHNAFVMLGKTFKGLTDEMLAWQTERFLQLEIGRDDYTVYLKPEVVVEIAFNDLQESPHYPGGLALRFARVKRYRADKTAAEADTFATVQKIYEEMTGREPPPARW; encoded by the coding sequence ATGCAGCTCGCCCGACTCGTCGAGACGTCCGCCGCCGTCACGGCAACGCCGAGCCGCCTGAAGAAGATCGACCACCTTGCCGCGCTGCTGTCGTCCGCGGCGCCCGGAGAAGTCGAGCTGCTGATCGCGTTCCTGTCGGGCGGGCCGCGCCAGGGGCGCATCGGCATCGGCGGCGCCGCGATCCGCGCCGCGGTGCCCGCGCGATCGGCTGACACCCCCTCGCTGACGATCGCGGAGGTGGATGCTGCGTTCGGCGAGATCGCCGCGATCGGCCTCCCGAAGCACCGCGTCGAACGCCTTCGCTCGCTGCTCGAACGCGCCACCGCCGGCGAACAACGCTTTCTGACGAGGCTGCTCTACGGCGAACTGCGGCAGGGCGCCCTCGAGGGGGTGCTGATGGAAGCCGTCGCGCGCGCCGCGCGCGTTTCGTCCGACGCGGTGCGCCGCGCGGCCATGCTCGCCGGCGACCTCGCGCCGGTGGCGCGCGCCGCGCTCTCAGAAGGACTCGCCGGCCTCGGCCGCTACTCCGTCCAGCTCTTTCAGCCGGTCCAGCCGATGCTCGCTGAATCAGCCGCGACGGTGGAAGACGCGATCGCGTCGGCGGGCCGTGCGGCCGTGGAGCTGAAGCTGGACGGCGCCCGGATCCAGGTCCACAAGGACGGAGGCGACGTCCGCGTCTTCACGCGCAACCTGCGCGACGTCACCACGGCAGTCCCGGAGGTGGTCGCAGTCGTGCGCGCGATGCCGGCGCGCTCCCTCATCCTGGACGGCGAGGCGATCGCCCTCAAGCCCGGAGGCGCGCCGCACCCATTCCAGATGACGATGCGCCGCTTCGGCCGCCGAAAAGACGACGACGCGCTGCGGCGGGAGCTGCCGCTGACGGCGCTGTTCTTTGATTGTTTGTACGCGGACGGCGCGCCCGCAATCGACGAGCCGCTCTCCCGTCGCCTCGACCTCCTCCACTCCGCCGCCTCCCCCACGCGCACCGTCGCTCGCCTGCACGCACCGTCGGCCGCCGACGCCGATGCGTTTCTGTTTCAGGCGCTCGCGCAGGGGCATGAAGGGGTGATGGTGAAATCCCTCGACGCGCCGTACGCGGCGGGACGCCGCGGCGCGTCGTGGCTGAAGGTGAAGCAGGCACGGACGCTGGACCTCGTGGTGCTGGCGGTCGAGTGGGGCAGCGGCCGCCGGCACGGCTGGTTGAGCAACATCCACCTGGGCGCGCGCGATCCCGACCACAACGCGTTCGTCATGCTGGGGAAGACCTTCAAGGGGCTGACCGACGAGATGCTGGCGTGGCAGACCGAGCGCTTCCTGCAGCTCGAGATCGGCCGCGACGACTACACGGTGTATCTGAAGCCGGAGGTCGTCGTGGAGATCGCTTTCAACGATCTTCAGGAGAGCCCGCACTACCCCGGCGGGCTGGCTCTGCGCTTCGCGCGCGTGAAGCGGTATCGCGCGGACAAGACCGCCGCTGAGGCGGACACGTTCGCGACGGTGCAGAAGATCTACGAGGAGATGACAGGTCGCGAGCCGCCGCCGGCGCGCTGGTAA
- a CDS encoding M20/M25/M40 family metallo-hydrolase → MNPAADVNRDLVIDAVRTLVRVPSVNPTIAPDEGTGEAAVAAAARDWLAAHGVRAWLEEAAPGRPNAVAEIGAAAGPALVFCAHLDTVGTRGMTIPPFEPRIEGGRLYGRGSYDMKGSAGAIMAAAVALSRDNFGGRVLLALVADEEDASAGASDFVKRHPADACIVTEPSEGQLVLAHKGFAWAEIVTRGEAAHGSRWDLGVSAVGRMGRIITALEDFDRRELRGRTHALVGPASMHCAMIAGGSGMSTYAPECRLKIERRTIPGETPAQVLDELRAVAAAAGEQADVSLLFERPPLVCNRDDDVVSCVRDAATHVTGREPREIGVAYWMDAAIFAEAGIPTVNYGPAGEGAHADVEWVDIGSVITTARVLIESARRFCSR, encoded by the coding sequence GTGAACCCCGCCGCCGACGTCAACCGGGATCTCGTCATCGATGCCGTCCGGACGCTCGTCCGCGTGCCGTCGGTCAATCCGACGATCGCGCCGGACGAGGGCACCGGAGAGGCGGCAGTAGCCGCGGCTGCGCGGGACTGGCTCGCGGCGCACGGCGTGCGCGCGTGGCTCGAGGAGGCGGCGCCCGGGCGGCCGAACGCCGTCGCCGAGATCGGCGCAGCGGCCGGGCCGGCGCTCGTCTTCTGCGCCCACCTCGACACGGTCGGCACCCGCGGAATGACGATCCCGCCCTTCGAGCCGCGGATCGAGGGAGGGCGGCTCTACGGCCGCGGCAGCTACGACATGAAGGGGAGCGCGGGCGCGATCATGGCGGCCGCCGTCGCGCTCTCGCGCGACAACTTCGGCGGGCGCGTCCTTCTCGCGCTCGTCGCAGACGAGGAAGACGCCAGCGCGGGCGCGAGCGACTTCGTCAAACGCCACCCGGCCGACGCCTGCATCGTCACCGAGCCAAGCGAAGGGCAGCTCGTTCTCGCGCACAAAGGGTTTGCCTGGGCCGAGATCGTTACGCGCGGCGAGGCGGCGCACGGCAGCCGGTGGGATCTCGGCGTGAGCGCGGTCGGCCGCATGGGGCGCATCATCACGGCGCTCGAGGACTTCGATCGGCGCGAGCTGCGCGGGCGGACGCACGCGCTCGTCGGGCCGGCGTCGATGCACTGCGCGATGATCGCCGGCGGATCCGGCATGTCCACCTACGCGCCGGAGTGCCGGCTGAAGATCGAGCGGCGCACCATCCCCGGAGAAACGCCCGCGCAGGTCCTCGACGAGTTGCGCGCCGTTGCCGCCGCCGCCGGCGAGCAGGCGGATGTCAGCCTCCTGTTCGAACGCCCTCCTCTCGTCTGCAATCGCGACGACGACGTCGTCAGCTGCGTTCGCGACGCGGCGACGCACGTGACGGGACGCGAGCCGCGGGAGATCGGCGTCGCCTACTGGATGGACGCCGCCATCTTCGCCGAGGCAGGCATCCCCACCGTCAACTACGGGCCGGCGGGCGAGGGAGCGCACGCGGACGTCGAATGGGTGGATATCGGTTCCGTGATCACGACCGCCCGGGTGCTCATCGAGAGCGCCAGGCGCTTCTGTTCCCGCTGA
- a CDS encoding cytochrome c-type biogenesis protein CcmH produces the protein MRSYLAIAAALLLVFSTPAAADPIEDEARAIEAMLVAPCCWTQQVSVHQSEAAAEIKRDVRAGLRAGRTRQEIIDGYVQRYGTRILIEPPARGFGAWLYVLPVVTLLVSAAGLGFVVRRLASRGGEAAAGSVERAAPADDPAQQKLDDELRELD, from the coding sequence GTGCGGTCTTACCTGGCCATCGCGGCGGCGCTGCTGTTAGTGTTCTCGACTCCTGCGGCCGCCGATCCCATCGAGGACGAGGCGCGCGCCATCGAGGCGATGCTCGTGGCCCCCTGCTGCTGGACGCAGCAGGTGTCCGTGCACCAGTCCGAGGCGGCCGCCGAAATCAAGCGGGACGTCCGCGCGGGTCTGCGCGCCGGACGCACCCGCCAGGAAATCATCGACGGCTACGTCCAGCGGTACGGCACGCGCATCCTGATCGAGCCGCCCGCCCGCGGCTTCGGCGCGTGGCTGTACGTCCTTCCCGTCGTCACGCTGCTCGTGAGCGCCGCGGGCCTTGGCTTTGTCGTCCGCAGGTTGGCCTCGCGCGGTGGCGAAGCCGCGGCGGGCTCTGTCGAACGCGCCGCGCCCGCAGACGACCCCGCGCAGCAGAAACTGGACGATGAGCTGCGCGAGTTGGATTGA
- a CDS encoding YwiC-like family protein, whose product MTWLFPREHGAYGQLAFPLVAALAGGTPGAAALALTVAFVAAFVAHEPLLVLLGQRGPRARREQQDAAVHTLVWMGGMAALDLAFGIYRMPPALRWTVVVPIAFAVATIPLILQRKQKTALGEMHVALALCSCALPVGVAAGLSPQQAAGTWFVLTLGFWAATLAVRATIALQRREPSLASRIFAAVLAIASPFVAIALSRRLGLHPHLWLATLPLSAMALVFAATPPSARKLRAVGWSLVTAGGAATVLLIALARA is encoded by the coding sequence ATGACCTGGCTGTTTCCGCGCGAGCACGGCGCCTACGGACAGCTCGCGTTTCCTCTGGTCGCCGCGCTGGCGGGCGGCACGCCCGGCGCGGCAGCGCTGGCTCTCACGGTGGCCTTCGTCGCGGCGTTCGTCGCGCACGAGCCGCTGCTCGTGCTCTTGGGGCAGCGCGGCCCCAGGGCGAGGCGCGAGCAGCAGGACGCCGCGGTGCACACGCTCGTGTGGATGGGCGGGATGGCGGCGCTCGACCTTGCCTTCGGGATCTACCGGATGCCGCCGGCGTTGCGGTGGACCGTGGTGGTGCCGATCGCCTTCGCGGTGGCGACCATCCCGCTGATCCTGCAGCGCAAGCAGAAGACGGCGCTCGGCGAGATGCACGTCGCACTGGCGCTCTGCTCGTGCGCGCTGCCGGTCGGCGTGGCGGCCGGGCTCTCGCCGCAGCAGGCCGCGGGCACCTGGTTCGTGCTGACCCTCGGCTTCTGGGCCGCTACTCTCGCGGTCCGCGCGACGATCGCGCTGCAGCGGCGCGAGCCGTCGCTGGCGAGCCGGATCTTCGCCGCCGTGCTGGCCATCGCATCCCCGTTTGTCGCCATCGCGCTCAGCCGGCGCCTCGGCCTGCACCCGCACTTGTGGCTCGCGACGCTGCCGCTCTCCGCGATGGCGCTCGTCTTTGCCGCGACACCCCCGTCCGCGCGCAAGCTCCGCGCCGTGGGCTGGTCGCTGGTGACCGCCGGCGGCGCGGCGACCGTGCTCCTGATCGCGCTCGCGCGCGCGTGA
- a CDS encoding Ig-like domain-containing protein — MRVRRHSARKAAALLLFALCVSPPLFAQTAPLTVVSAGPTGELASLDQANEIRVLFSEPMVTLGRIPEPVTAPFLRLRPAIRGTFRWSGTTLLIFTPDADRRLPFATTYEVTVGTEATAVSGTRLAQPYRLRFTTPTVRLLSTTWVRRNNGRFDSPVQIFLRFNQPVDASSVFPHLQARHERHPFDPPVMPPAGVERLRATNPAGLQAFQSKVTAAAAAASSEAPVPLVPSTSWDEKRFPRARDLVVVETTGVPPPDSWIRMTIGPNVPSVQGRAVPGIEQRYTVQLPPTLFVNGFGCAVACDPDMYNGARLRGDVHIDKWRSAVSAIDVSTRGRDVPVKPAAPRPRGTYELDAADRFSLEDAGFAQPPARTWLVRVDPSLASVDGQTLGYPWLGTVESWHQSAFTSFGDGHGVWESSGGLALPFYARNFRDITQWTLRIEPRDLMAMVLRLQRGQFRAVPDADGAPRRLPVTPDKIQSHGIDLAAALGAKTGLVWAAIRENTPIERSRAWIRNRDRSTIVQVTNLGITVKDSPDNTLIFVTRLDNGEPVAGARVSIITGAESATWTGTTGADGVAIAPDTKLRNPREWWQFAFIVTAEKDGDIAYVGSDWTEGISPWEFGLRYDLSEADPMLRGTVFSDRGVYRLGEEIHFKTILRRDTPRGIQLLDPGTTVFALVKDGEGREIDRRALKASDWSSAEWTLSLPSRGALGTYSVEISLAEPPQAAAPSEQEFDEDGWHHRVSNNFLVAAYRRPEFRVDVTLTGAPSIAGGTLSGVVNARYLFGAPMAGASAKYRLLRDREYSVPAAITEKFSTDQFLFVGWTGGQRDEVAAEEVEVAPDGTIVVEYATPLDLKWPYRYTLEGEVEDVSRQHIAGRSSFVVHPAPWYIGVKRPPYFVDQRAGLSTTLVAVTPDGIVTPGVKIDVTLTQTQYHSVRRAEGNGFYTWETTRQEVPAGSWTVTTAVDPVPLSVPLPAGGSFTLTARAQDGDGRSTVTQMSFYVLGSGYTAWVRYDHNRIDLVPERTTYKPGDTARIMVQSPWEQATALVTTEREGVRHHRQFALASTQQTVTVPITDADIPNVYVSVLLVKGRTKVDGESDGSDPGKPAFRLGYVELKVEDASRRLTVDLKANRDEYRPAGTATVDMSVRDNAGKPSQSEVTLWAVDYGVLSLTGFQTPDVLSSVYIAKALQVSTEDNRQRIVSRRVLTPKGDTEGGGGGRDAGAASVRKDFRVLAFWLGSVQTDASGRATTQVRLPESLTTYRIMAVSGDRLSRFGAGQSEIRINKPLLLRAAFPRFLAVGDQAHFGAAVTSQLAQGGKATVTIQSLDPALLTFSGASKQTIQLGPRGTQEVRFDARAQGVGRARVRMTVRMGSESDAFEDLIPIEVLASTETVAAYGEAKPDAKERLEIPAGVMSGIGGLDVSLSSTAMVGLAEGARYVVEYPFGCAEQRASRALVLTYAADLGQTFPLPGIKPGELRATVQDTVDELREFQCASGAFSFWKGGCPGSAYLTAYVLHVLQSAEAMRYRVDPAVLQNAAAYLEGELGAPPPDNGGWWPAYTAWQAFAVNVLVRAGRNQDSNVTRLFGHRDRMPIFALAHLYDAIAIRNASDARLADLRTRIANAILTEGGLSHVEELSDPYLLWFWNSSVRTTSIVLDTMVRHGFDEPVVRSMVRWLLGARRKGRWDDTQENAWALSSLVSYYKRYERETPDFRAMVRLGRDELANATFQGRSTGAASASVPMSKLLASARPGEPRQLDFSRDGTGTLFYSARLQYASAAPALQDMDNGIRVRRTYEKYVDGKAVAAGIDFAAGDLVRVTIALDLTKERRYLAVLDPLPAGLEPIESWFATTATALAEVQQREDTRGSWFSWWERGGFDHVERHDDRVQLFATRLAEGHHEFSYITRATTAGTFVTAPTHAEEMYEPEVFGRTTTATVTIKR, encoded by the coding sequence ATGCGCGTCCGACGTCATTCTGCCCGCAAGGCTGCAGCCCTGCTTCTGTTTGCTCTGTGCGTGTCGCCGCCGCTGTTCGCGCAAACGGCGCCGCTGACTGTCGTCAGCGCCGGTCCCACGGGCGAGCTGGCGAGCCTCGACCAGGCGAACGAGATCCGCGTGCTCTTCTCGGAACCCATGGTCACGCTCGGCCGGATTCCCGAGCCGGTGACCGCGCCGTTTCTGCGCCTCCGGCCGGCGATCCGCGGGACGTTCCGGTGGTCGGGGACGACGCTCCTCATCTTCACGCCTGACGCCGACCGCCGGCTGCCGTTCGCGACGACCTATGAAGTGACGGTCGGCACGGAGGCGACCGCGGTCAGCGGGACGAGGCTCGCGCAGCCTTACCGCCTCCGCTTCACGACGCCGACCGTCCGGCTGCTCAGCACGACGTGGGTGCGGCGCAACAACGGGCGCTTCGATTCGCCGGTTCAGATCTTTCTGCGGTTCAATCAGCCCGTCGATGCCTCCTCGGTGTTCCCGCACCTTCAGGCACGTCACGAGAGGCACCCCTTCGATCCGCCGGTGATGCCGCCGGCCGGCGTGGAGCGGCTTCGCGCCACGAATCCGGCCGGCCTGCAGGCGTTCCAATCCAAGGTGACCGCCGCGGCAGCGGCGGCGTCGAGCGAAGCGCCGGTTCCGCTCGTGCCGTCCACGAGCTGGGACGAGAAACGCTTCCCGCGCGCGCGCGACCTGGTCGTCGTCGAAACAACGGGCGTGCCGCCGCCGGACTCGTGGATTCGCATGACGATCGGGCCGAACGTGCCGTCCGTGCAGGGGCGCGCGGTGCCGGGCATCGAGCAGCGCTACACCGTACAGCTCCCGCCCACGCTGTTCGTGAACGGCTTCGGCTGCGCGGTGGCGTGCGATCCGGACATGTACAACGGCGCGCGGCTCCGCGGCGACGTCCACATCGACAAGTGGCGGAGCGCTGTCAGCGCGATCGATGTCTCCACGCGCGGCCGTGACGTCCCGGTGAAGCCGGCGGCGCCGCGCCCGCGCGGGACGTACGAGCTGGACGCCGCGGACCGGTTCAGTCTGGAGGACGCCGGCTTCGCGCAGCCCCCCGCGCGCACGTGGCTCGTGCGCGTCGATCCGTCGCTGGCATCCGTCGACGGCCAGACGCTCGGCTACCCGTGGCTCGGCACGGTTGAAAGCTGGCACCAGTCGGCGTTCACGAGCTTCGGCGACGGCCACGGCGTCTGGGAATCCTCGGGCGGCCTGGCGCTGCCGTTCTACGCGCGGAACTTCCGTGACATCACGCAGTGGACGCTGAGGATCGAGCCGCGCGATCTGATGGCGATGGTGCTCCGCCTGCAGCGTGGACAGTTCCGCGCGGTACCCGACGCCGACGGAGCGCCGCGCCGGCTCCCCGTGACTCCGGACAAGATTCAGTCGCACGGGATCGATCTCGCCGCGGCGCTCGGTGCGAAGACCGGGTTGGTCTGGGCGGCGATTCGCGAGAACACGCCCATCGAACGATCGCGCGCGTGGATTCGCAACCGCGACCGCTCGACGATTGTTCAGGTTACGAACCTCGGCATCACCGTCAAGGACAGTCCTGACAACACGCTGATCTTCGTCACGCGGCTCGACAACGGCGAGCCGGTCGCCGGGGCGCGCGTGTCGATCATCACCGGTGCCGAGAGCGCCACGTGGACCGGCACGACCGGCGCCGACGGCGTCGCGATCGCGCCCGACACGAAGCTGCGCAATCCCCGCGAGTGGTGGCAGTTCGCCTTCATCGTCACCGCCGAGAAGGACGGCGACATCGCCTACGTCGGCAGCGACTGGACGGAGGGGATCTCGCCCTGGGAGTTCGGACTGCGCTACGACCTGTCGGAGGCGGACCCGATGCTGCGGGGAACGGTGTTCAGCGACCGCGGCGTGTACCGGCTGGGCGAAGAGATTCACTTCAAGACGATCCTCCGTCGCGATACGCCCCGCGGCATCCAGCTGCTGGACCCGGGAACGACGGTGTTTGCCCTCGTGAAGGACGGCGAAGGGCGGGAGATCGACCGGCGCGCGCTCAAAGCGAGCGACTGGAGCAGCGCGGAATGGACGCTGAGCCTTCCATCCCGCGGCGCGCTTGGCACGTACTCCGTCGAAATCTCGCTGGCCGAGCCGCCGCAGGCCGCCGCTCCGTCCGAACAGGAGTTCGACGAGGACGGGTGGCATCACCGCGTATCGAACAACTTCCTGGTTGCCGCGTACCGCCGGCCGGAGTTCCGCGTTGACGTGACGCTCACCGGCGCGCCGTCAATCGCCGGCGGTACGTTGAGCGGCGTCGTCAACGCGCGCTACCTGTTCGGTGCGCCGATGGCGGGCGCCTCTGCCAAGTACCGGCTGCTTCGCGACCGCGAGTACTCGGTCCCGGCCGCGATTACAGAGAAGTTCTCGACGGACCAGTTCCTGTTCGTCGGCTGGACTGGCGGCCAGCGCGACGAGGTCGCCGCCGAAGAGGTCGAGGTCGCACCCGACGGCACGATCGTCGTCGAGTACGCGACGCCGCTGGACCTGAAGTGGCCGTACCGCTACACGCTGGAGGGTGAGGTCGAAGACGTATCGCGCCAGCACATCGCGGGGCGATCGAGCTTCGTCGTACACCCGGCGCCGTGGTACATCGGCGTCAAGCGGCCGCCGTACTTCGTCGATCAGCGCGCCGGGCTCTCGACCACCCTCGTCGCCGTGACTCCCGATGGCATCGTCACGCCCGGCGTGAAGATCGACGTGACGCTCACGCAGACGCAGTATCACAGCGTGCGGCGCGCCGAAGGCAACGGCTTTTACACCTGGGAGACGACGCGGCAGGAGGTGCCGGCGGGATCCTGGACGGTGACCACCGCCGTGGACCCCGTGCCGCTGTCGGTCCCGCTTCCCGCGGGCGGATCCTTCACGCTCACCGCGCGCGCGCAGGACGGCGACGGGCGATCGACCGTCACGCAGATGTCTTTCTACGTGCTCGGCTCGGGCTACACGGCCTGGGTCCGGTACGATCACAACCGCATCGATTTGGTGCCCGAGCGGACCACGTACAAGCCCGGCGACACCGCAAGAATCATGGTGCAGTCGCCGTGGGAGCAGGCGACGGCGCTCGTGACGACGGAGCGCGAAGGCGTGCGACACCACCGGCAGTTCGCCCTCGCATCCACGCAGCAGACCGTCACCGTACCGATCACCGACGCAGATATTCCGAACGTGTACGTTTCCGTCCTGCTGGTCAAAGGCCGGACGAAGGTGGACGGCGAGTCCGACGGCAGCGATCCGGGCAAGCCGGCGTTCCGCCTCGGTTACGTCGAACTCAAGGTCGAGGACGCAAGCCGGCGCTTGACAGTCGATCTCAAGGCGAACAGAGACGAGTACCGTCCGGCCGGGACCGCGACGGTGGACATGAGCGTTCGCGACAACGCCGGAAAGCCATCGCAGAGCGAAGTGACGCTGTGGGCCGTGGATTACGGCGTGCTCTCGCTGACCGGCTTCCAGACGCCGGACGTCCTCTCGTCCGTCTACATCGCCAAGGCCCTGCAAGTCTCCACCGAAGATAACCGCCAGCGCATCGTCAGCCGCCGCGTGCTCACGCCGAAAGGGGACACGGAAGGGGGCGGGGGTGGCCGCGACGCTGGCGCGGCGAGCGTGCGCAAGGACTTCCGCGTGCTGGCGTTCTGGCTCGGCTCGGTGCAGACCGACGCGAGCGGCCGCGCGACGACGCAGGTGAGGTTGCCGGAGTCGCTGACGACGTACCGGATCATGGCGGTGAGCGGCGATCGGTTGTCGCGGTTCGGCGCGGGGCAGAGCGAGATCCGCATCAACAAGCCGCTGCTGCTGAGGGCGGCGTTTCCCCGCTTCCTCGCCGTCGGCGACCAGGCGCACTTCGGCGCCGCTGTCACCAGCCAGCTTGCGCAGGGAGGCAAGGCGACGGTCACGATCCAGAGTCTCGATCCCGCTCTGCTGACATTCAGCGGCGCCTCGAAGCAGACGATCCAGCTCGGGCCGCGCGGCACGCAGGAAGTGCGGTTCGACGCGCGGGCACAAGGCGTGGGACGCGCGCGCGTGCGCATGACGGTGCGCATGGGATCGGAGTCCGATGCCTTCGAGGACCTGATTCCCATCGAAGTCCTCGCCTCGACGGAAACCGTCGCCGCATATGGCGAGGCGAAGCCGGACGCGAAGGAAAGGCTCGAGATTCCCGCGGGCGTGATGTCCGGCATCGGCGGCCTCGACGTGTCGCTCTCGTCCACGGCGATGGTCGGCCTTGCGGAAGGCGCGCGATACGTCGTCGAGTATCCGTTCGGCTGCGCGGAGCAACGTGCGTCGCGCGCGCTGGTCCTGACCTACGCCGCGGATCTCGGCCAGACGTTCCCGCTGCCCGGCATCAAGCCAGGCGAATTGCGCGCGACGGTCCAGGACACGGTGGACGAGCTGCGCGAGTTCCAGTGCGCCAGCGGCGCGTTCTCGTTCTGGAAGGGCGGATGCCCCGGATCCGCGTATCTCACGGCTTACGTGCTGCACGTGCTCCAGTCCGCCGAGGCGATGAGGTATCGAGTCGATCCCGCTGTGCTCCAGAACGCCGCGGCGTACCTGGAGGGGGAGCTGGGCGCGCCGCCCCCGGACAACGGCGGCTGGTGGCCCGCCTACACCGCGTGGCAGGCGTTCGCGGTGAACGTGCTCGTCCGGGCCGGGCGCAACCAGGACTCGAACGTGACGCGGCTCTTCGGCCACCGCGACCGGATGCCGATTTTCGCCCTCGCGCACCTCTACGATGCGATCGCGATCCGGAACGCCAGCGACGCACGGCTCGCGGACCTGCGGACGCGAATCGCGAACGCGATCCTCACGGAAGGAGGCCTGTCGCACGTCGAGGAGCTGTCGGATCCGTACCTGCTCTGGTTCTGGAATTCGAGCGTCCGGACGACGTCCATCGTGCTGGACACGATGGTGCGGCACGGCTTCGACGAGCCGGTCGTGCGCTCGATGGTGCGCTGGCTGCTGGGAGCGCGCAGGAAGGGCCGATGGGACGACACGCAGGAGAACGCGTGGGCATTGTCGTCGCTCGTCTCGTACTACAAGCGCTACGAGCGCGAGACGCCGGACTTCCGCGCGATGGTGCGCCTGGGGCGCGACGAGCTGGCAAACGCGACGTTCCAGGGGCGATCCACCGGCGCGGCGTCTGCTTCGGTGCCGATGTCGAAGCTCCTGGCGTCGGCACGTCCCGGTGAACCGCGGCAGCTCGACTTCTCGCGGGACGGCACCGGGACGCTCTTTTATTCCGCGCGCCTTCAGTATGCGAGCGCCGCGCCGGCCCTGCAGGACATGGACAACGGCATCCGCGTGCGGCGCACGTACGAGAAGTACGTGGACGGCAAGGCGGTGGCGGCGGGCATCGATTTCGCTGCGGGGGATCTGGTCCGCGTGACGATTGCGCTGGATCTGACGAAAGAGCGCCGGTATCTCGCCGTGCTCGATCCGCTGCCGGCGGGTCTCGAGCCGATCGAGTCCTGGTTCGCGACCACGGCGACGGCGCTCGCCGAGGTGCAGCAGCGGGAAGACACCCGCGGCTCGTGGTTCTCCTGGTGGGAGCGCGGCGGATTCGACCACGTCGAGCGCCACGACGATCGCGTCCAGCTCTTCGCCACGCGGCTGGCGGAAGGGCACCACGAGTTCTCGTACATCACGCGCGCGACCACCGCGGGCACGTTCGTGACGGCGCCCACCCACGCGGAAGAGATGTACGAGCCGGAGGTGTTCGGGCGGACCACGACGGCCACGGTAACGATTAAGAGATGA